Proteins from a single region of Streptomyces sp. Tu 3180:
- a CDS encoding carbonic anhydrase family protein, whose product MSAHRIRTAAVFAVVALTAVTATACTATASASPDGENRQAPHWSYEGATGPEHWASLSEDFATCGKGHEQSPVDLGEDVAVETDTPVTVHYRPVTAELVNTGHTVQADVSAGSSIVVDGTTYRLRQFHFHLPSEHTEDGEHAAMEMHFVHEDAEGELAVLAVLMRERKGHSAFTDLWKHLPAAEGGHSRITRPLDPARFLPGDRDQYRYEGSLTTPPCTEGVRWTVLEKRVGVTPRQVAAYRELFPRSNRPVQPRNDREIDHVDR is encoded by the coding sequence ATGTCCGCCCACCGCATACGCACCGCCGCCGTCTTCGCGGTCGTCGCCCTGACGGCCGTGACGGCGACCGCCTGCACCGCCACCGCCTCCGCCTCCCCGGACGGCGAGAACCGGCAGGCCCCGCACTGGAGCTACGAGGGCGCCACCGGCCCCGAGCACTGGGCCTCGCTCAGCGAGGACTTCGCGACCTGCGGGAAGGGGCACGAGCAGTCACCCGTCGACCTCGGCGAGGACGTCGCCGTCGAGACGGACACACCCGTCACCGTCCACTACCGGCCCGTCACCGCGGAACTCGTCAACACCGGCCACACCGTCCAGGCCGACGTCTCCGCCGGCAGCAGCATCGTCGTCGACGGCACCACGTACCGGCTGCGGCAGTTCCACTTCCACCTGCCCAGCGAGCACACCGAGGACGGCGAGCACGCGGCCATGGAGATGCACTTCGTGCACGAGGACGCCGAGGGCGAACTCGCCGTCCTCGCCGTGCTGATGCGGGAGAGGAAGGGACACTCCGCCTTCACGGACCTGTGGAAGCACCTCCCGGCCGCGGAGGGCGGGCACAGCCGGATCACCAGGCCCCTCGACCCGGCGCGGTTCCTGCCCGGCGACCGCGACCAGTACCGCTACGAGGGCTCCCTGACCACCCCGCCCTGCACCGAGGGCGTCCGGTGGACCGTGCTGGAGAAGCGGGTCGGCGTCACCCCCCGGCAGGTCGCGGCGTACCGGGAGCTGTTCCCGAGGAGCAACCGCCCGGTCCAGCCGCGCAACGACCGCGAGATCGACCACGTGGACCGCTGA
- a CDS encoding site-2 protease family protein has product MFILGIVVFAAGLLFSIAWHELGHLSTAKMFGIRVPQYMVGFGPTLWSRHKGETEYGVKAIPFGGYIRMIGMFPPGPDGRLEARSTSPWRGMIEDARSAAFEELRPGDENRLFYTRKPWKRVVVMFAGPFMNLILAVVLFLTVLMGFGIQQQTTTVSSVSPCVISQSENRDDCKKSDPESPAEAAGMKAGDRIVAFDGVRTEDWGTLSDLIRDSAGKDVPIVVDRKGQEVTLHAEIATNLVAKKDASGAYVEGEYVKAGFLGFSAATGVVKQDFGESVVWMTDRVGDAVDSLAALPSKVPALWDAAFGDGPREPDSPMGVVGAARVGGEIATLDIPASQQLAMFVMLLAGFNLSLFLFNMLPLLPLDGGHIAGALWESLRRNTAKVLRRPDPGPFDVAKLMPVAYVVAGIFVCFTLLVLVADVVNPVRIS; this is encoded by the coding sequence ATGTTCATCCTCGGCATAGTCGTCTTCGCGGCCGGCCTGCTGTTCTCCATCGCCTGGCACGAACTCGGGCACCTGTCCACGGCGAAGATGTTCGGCATCCGCGTGCCCCAGTACATGGTCGGCTTCGGACCGACCCTGTGGTCACGGCACAAGGGCGAGACCGAGTACGGCGTCAAGGCGATCCCGTTCGGCGGCTACATCCGCATGATCGGCATGTTCCCGCCCGGCCCCGACGGCCGGCTGGAGGCCCGCTCCACCTCACCGTGGCGCGGCATGATCGAGGACGCCCGCTCCGCCGCGTTCGAGGAGCTCAGGCCCGGCGACGAGAACCGCCTGTTCTACACGCGCAAGCCGTGGAAACGGGTCGTCGTCATGTTCGCGGGCCCGTTCATGAACCTGATCCTCGCGGTCGTGCTGTTCCTCACCGTGCTGATGGGCTTCGGCATCCAGCAGCAGACCACCACCGTCAGCTCCGTCTCGCCCTGCGTCATCTCGCAGAGCGAGAACCGCGACGACTGCAAGAAGTCCGACCCCGAGTCCCCGGCCGAGGCGGCCGGCATGAAGGCGGGGGACAGGATCGTCGCCTTCGACGGGGTCAGGACCGAGGACTGGGGCACCCTCTCCGACCTCATCCGCGACAGCGCCGGCAAGGACGTGCCGATCGTCGTCGACCGCAAGGGCCAGGAGGTCACCCTCCACGCGGAGATCGCCACCAACCTGGTCGCGAAGAAGGACGCGAGCGGGGCCTACGTCGAGGGCGAGTACGTCAAGGCGGGCTTCCTCGGCTTCAGCGCGGCCACCGGCGTCGTCAAACAGGACTTCGGCGAGTCCGTGGTCTGGATGACCGACCGGGTCGGCGACGCCGTCGACTCCCTCGCCGCCCTGCCGTCCAAGGTCCCCGCCCTGTGGGACGCGGCCTTCGGCGACGGCCCGCGCGAACCCGACTCCCCGATGGGCGTCGTCGGCGCGGCCCGGGTCGGCGGCGAGATCGCCACCCTCGACATCCCGGCCTCGCAGCAGCTGGCCATGTTCGTGATGCTGCTCGCGGGCTTCAACCTCTCCCTGTTCCTGTTCAACATGCTCCCGCTGCTGCCGCTCGACGGCGGGCACATCGCGGGCGCGCTGTGGGAGTCGCTGCGCCGCAACACCGCCAAGGTGCTGCGCCGCCCCGACCCCGGGCCGTTCGACGTGGCGAAACTGATGCCGGTGGCCTACGTGGTGGCCGGGATCTTCGTCTGCTTCACCCTCCTCGTCCTCGTCGCGGACGTGGTGAACCCGGTGCGGATCTCCTAG
- the ispG gene encoding flavodoxin-dependent (E)-4-hydroxy-3-methylbut-2-enyl-diphosphate synthase, producing MTAISLGMPSVPTKLAERRKSRQIQVGSVAVGGDAPVSVQSMTTTRTSDIGATLQQIAELTASGCQIVRVACPTQDDADALATIARKSQIPVIADIHFQPKYVFAAIEAGCAAVRVNPGNIKKFDDQVKEIARAARDHGTPIRIGVNAGSLDRRLLQKYGRATPEALVESALWEASLFEEHDFRDIKISVKHNDPVVMIEAYRQLAEQCDYPLHLGVTEAGPAFQGTIKSAVAFGALLSRGIGDTIRVSLSAPPAEEVKVGIQILESLNLRRRGLEIVSCPSCGRAQVDVYKLAEEVTAGLTGMEVPLRVAVMGCVVNGPGEAREADLGVASGNGKGQIFVKGEVIKTVPESKIVETLIEEAMKLAEQMEKDGAASGEPSVSVAG from the coding sequence ATGACTGCGATTTCTCTCGGCATGCCGTCCGTTCCGACCAAGCTCGCCGAGCGCCGGAAGAGCCGGCAGATCCAGGTCGGGTCGGTGGCGGTGGGCGGGGACGCCCCGGTGTCGGTGCAGTCGATGACGACGACGCGCACGTCCGACATCGGCGCCACGCTGCAGCAGATCGCCGAGCTGACCGCGTCCGGCTGCCAGATCGTGCGGGTGGCCTGCCCCACCCAGGACGACGCCGACGCGCTGGCGACCATCGCCCGCAAGTCGCAGATCCCGGTGATCGCCGACATCCACTTCCAGCCCAAGTACGTCTTCGCCGCGATCGAGGCGGGCTGCGCGGCGGTCCGGGTCAACCCCGGCAACATCAAGAAGTTCGACGACCAGGTCAAGGAGATCGCCAGGGCGGCCAGGGACCACGGCACCCCCATCCGCATCGGGGTGAACGCCGGCTCCCTGGACCGGCGCCTGCTGCAGAAGTACGGCAGGGCCACCCCCGAGGCGCTGGTGGAGTCCGCGCTGTGGGAGGCCTCCCTGTTCGAGGAGCACGACTTCCGGGACATCAAGATCTCCGTCAAGCACAACGACCCGGTCGTCATGATCGAGGCCTACCGCCAGCTCGCCGAGCAGTGCGACTACCCCCTGCACCTCGGCGTCACCGAGGCCGGCCCCGCCTTCCAGGGCACGATCAAGTCGGCCGTCGCCTTCGGCGCGCTGCTCTCCCGGGGCATCGGCGACACCATCCGCGTCTCGCTGTCCGCCCCGCCGGCCGAGGAGGTCAAGGTCGGCATCCAGATCCTGGAGTCGCTCAACCTGCGCCGGCGCGGGCTGGAGATCGTCTCCTGCCCCTCCTGCGGGCGCGCCCAGGTGGACGTGTACAAGCTGGCCGAGGAGGTCACCGCGGGCCTGACCGGCATGGAGGTGCCGCTGCGGGTCGCGGTCATGGGCTGCGTGGTCAACGGCCCGGGCGAGGCCCGCGAGGCGGACCTGGGCGTGGCCTCCGGCAACGGCAAGGGGCAGATCTTCGTCAAGGGCGAGGTGATCAAGACCGTGCCCGAGTCGAAGATCGTCGAGACGCTGATCGAAGAGGCCATGAAGCTGGCCGAGCAGATGGAGAAGGACGGAGCGGCCTCCGGCGAGCCGTCGGTTTCGGTCGCGGGCTGA